From Saccharothrix espanaensis DSM 44229, the proteins below share one genomic window:
- a CDS encoding acyl carrier protein gives MSHSNFTIEDLKRILVAGAGADEGVDLDGDILDTEFTDLGYESLALLETCGRIEREFDITLDESLDEVTTPRTLIDLVHAELAAR, from the coding sequence ATGTCGCACAGCAACTTCACCATCGAAGACCTCAAGCGGATCCTGGTCGCGGGAGCGGGCGCGGACGAGGGCGTCGACCTCGACGGGGACATCCTCGACACCGAGTTCACCGACCTCGGCTACGAGTCCCTGGCCCTGCTGGAGACCTGCGGCCGGATCGAGCGCGAGTTCGACATCACGCTGGACGAGTCGCTCGACGAGGTCACCACACCGCGCACGCTCATCGACCTGGTCCACGCCGAGCTGGCCGCGCGCTGA
- a CDS encoding aromatase/cyclase, protein MSANVAEPVLREVEHEIGVEAPAQAVYRFIAEVEHWPRIFPPTIHVDHVEKAGRAERIRIWATANGAAKSWTSRRVLDPALLRVDFRQEVSTPPVAAMGGAWLIEPVDGNACRVRLLHDYRAVDDDPAGLAWIDQAVDRNSRSELAALKANVELADRCADLTFSFTDTVLVDGAAQDVYDFVNDAHLWQQRLPHVARVEFTEDAAGLQTLEMETRAKDGSTHTTKSHRVAFPHRKIVYKQVTLPALMSLHTGYWTFEERDGAVEASSQHTVTINTDNIARVLGPDADVAAAREYVRTALSTNSRATLAHAKAFAENAR, encoded by the coding sequence ATGTCAGCGAACGTGGCAGAACCCGTGCTGCGCGAGGTCGAGCACGAGATCGGGGTCGAGGCTCCGGCGCAGGCCGTCTACCGGTTCATCGCCGAGGTCGAGCACTGGCCGCGGATCTTCCCGCCGACGATCCACGTCGACCACGTGGAGAAGGCCGGGCGGGCCGAGCGCATCCGCATCTGGGCCACCGCCAACGGGGCGGCCAAGAGCTGGACCTCCCGGCGCGTGCTCGACCCGGCCCTGCTGCGGGTGGACTTCCGGCAGGAGGTGTCCACCCCGCCGGTGGCCGCGATGGGCGGCGCGTGGCTCATCGAGCCGGTCGACGGGAACGCCTGTCGGGTGCGGCTGCTGCACGACTACCGCGCCGTGGACGACGACCCGGCCGGCCTGGCGTGGATCGACCAGGCGGTGGACCGCAACTCGCGCTCGGAGCTGGCCGCGCTCAAGGCCAACGTCGAGCTGGCCGACCGTTGCGCGGACCTCACCTTCTCGTTCACCGACACCGTGCTGGTCGACGGCGCGGCCCAGGACGTCTACGACTTCGTCAACGACGCGCACCTGTGGCAGCAGCGGCTGCCGCACGTGGCGCGGGTGGAGTTCACCGAGGACGCCGCCGGCCTCCAGACGCTGGAGATGGAGACCCGCGCGAAGGACGGTTCCACGCACACCACCAAGTCGCACCGGGTCGCCTTCCCACACCGCAAGATCGTCTACAAGCAGGTGACGCTGCCGGCGCTGATGTCGCTGCACACCGGGTACTGGACGTTCGAGGAGCGGGACGGCGCGGTCGAGGCGTCCTCCCAGCACACGGTCACGATCAACACCGACAACATCGCCCGCGTCCTCGGCCCGGACGCCGACGTGGCGGCGGCGCGCGAGTACGTGCGCACCGCGTTGAGCACCAACAGCCGGGCGACCCTGGCGCACGCGAAGGCGTTCGCCGAGAACGCGCGGTGA
- the fabG gene encoding 3-oxoacyl-ACP reductase FabG translates to MTQQRVALVTGATSGIGLATARLLAVNGHRVFIGARTAETVATTVKQFREERLHVAGAAVDVRSPDDVRDFVKAAVDRFGEVDVLVNNAGRSGGGVTADIADDLWLDVLDTNLTSVFRLTREVLNAGGMREKDWGRIINIASTAGKQGVVLGAPYSASKHGVVGFTKALGNELAPTGITVNAVCPGYVETPMAQRVRQGYASAYGTTEEQIMAKFQAKIPLGRYSTPDEVAGLVGYLASDIAGSITAQALNVCGGLGNF, encoded by the coding sequence ATGACGCAGCAGCGAGTCGCCCTGGTCACCGGCGCCACCAGCGGGATCGGCCTGGCCACCGCCCGGCTGCTGGCCGTGAACGGCCACCGCGTGTTCATCGGCGCGCGCACCGCCGAAACCGTGGCCACCACGGTCAAGCAGTTCCGGGAGGAGCGGCTGCACGTCGCCGGCGCGGCCGTCGACGTGCGTTCCCCCGACGACGTCCGCGATTTCGTCAAGGCCGCCGTCGACCGCTTCGGCGAGGTCGACGTGCTGGTCAACAACGCGGGCCGCAGCGGCGGCGGCGTGACCGCCGACATCGCCGACGACCTGTGGCTGGACGTGCTCGACACCAACCTCACCAGCGTCTTCCGGCTGACCCGCGAGGTGCTCAACGCCGGCGGGATGCGCGAGAAGGACTGGGGCCGGATCATCAACATCGCCTCGACCGCCGGCAAGCAGGGCGTGGTGCTGGGCGCGCCGTACTCGGCGTCCAAGCACGGCGTCGTCGGCTTCACCAAGGCGCTGGGCAACGAGCTCGCGCCGACCGGGATCACGGTCAACGCGGTGTGCCCCGGCTACGTGGAAACCCCGATGGCGCAACGGGTCCGGCAGGGCTACGCGTCGGCGTACGGAACCACCGAGGAACAGATCATGGCCAAGTTCCAGGCCAAGATCCCGCTCGGCCGGTACAGCACCCCGGACGAGGTGGCAGGACTGGTCGGCTACCTGGCCTCGGACATCGCGGGCTCGATCACCGCGCAGGCGCTCAACGTCTGCGGCGGCCTCGGCAACTTCTGA
- a CDS encoding beta-ketoacyl-[acyl-carrier-protein] synthase family protein, which translates to MSARRVVITGIEVLAPGGVGVKDFWALLSEGRTATRRISFFDPSPFRSRVAAEIDFDPAEHGLGAQEVRRMDRAAQFAVVAARGAVADSGLALDALDPHRVGITVGSAVGATMGLDQEYRVVSDSGRLHLVDQEYAVPHLHNYLVPSSFAAEVAWAVGAQGPTAVVSTGCTSGIDSVGYAADLIRESSVDVAVAGSSDAPISPITVACFDAIKATTPRHDDPATASRPFDLSRNGFVLGEGCAMFVLEELEHARRRGAHVYAEVAGYATRSNAYHMTGLRPDGLEMAEAIQVALDEARLDGDRIDYVNAHGSGTKQNDRHETAAFKRSLGAHAHRVPISSIKSMVGHSLGAIGSIEIAASALAMEYNVVPPTANLRTRDPECDLDYIPLIARDHTTDAVLTVGSGFGGFQSAMVLARPDRAGA; encoded by the coding sequence ATGAGCGCGCGGCGGGTCGTCATCACCGGGATCGAGGTCCTCGCGCCGGGCGGTGTGGGCGTCAAGGACTTCTGGGCCCTGCTCAGCGAGGGCCGCACCGCCACCAGGCGGATCAGCTTCTTCGACCCCTCCCCGTTCCGGTCCCGGGTGGCGGCCGAGATCGACTTCGACCCGGCCGAGCACGGCCTGGGGGCGCAGGAGGTCCGCCGGATGGACCGGGCGGCCCAGTTCGCCGTCGTCGCCGCGCGCGGCGCGGTCGCCGACAGCGGACTCGCGCTCGACGCGCTCGACCCGCACCGGGTCGGCATCACGGTGGGCAGCGCGGTCGGCGCGACCATGGGCCTCGACCAGGAGTACCGGGTGGTCAGCGACAGCGGCCGGCTGCACCTGGTGGACCAGGAGTACGCGGTGCCGCACCTGCACAACTACCTGGTCCCCAGTTCCTTCGCCGCCGAGGTGGCGTGGGCGGTGGGCGCGCAGGGGCCGACCGCGGTGGTCTCCACCGGCTGCACGTCCGGGATCGACTCGGTGGGCTACGCGGCGGACCTGATCCGGGAGAGCTCGGTCGACGTGGCGGTGGCGGGCTCGTCCGACGCGCCGATCTCGCCGATCACGGTGGCCTGCTTCGACGCGATCAAGGCCACCACGCCCCGGCACGACGACCCGGCCACCGCGTCACGGCCGTTCGACCTGTCGCGCAACGGTTTCGTGCTCGGCGAGGGCTGCGCGATGTTCGTCCTGGAGGAGCTGGAGCACGCCCGCCGGCGCGGCGCGCACGTCTACGCCGAGGTCGCGGGCTACGCCACCCGCAGCAACGCCTACCACATGACCGGGCTGCGGCCGGACGGGCTGGAGATGGCCGAAGCCATCCAGGTCGCGCTCGACGAGGCCCGGCTGGACGGCGACCGGATCGACTACGTCAACGCGCACGGCTCCGGCACCAAGCAGAACGACCGGCACGAGACGGCGGCGTTCAAGCGGAGCCTGGGCGCGCATGCCCACCGCGTGCCGATCAGCTCCATCAAGTCGATGGTCGGCCACTCGCTGGGCGCGATCGGCTCCATCGAGATCGCCGCGTCCGCGCTGGCCATGGAGTACAACGTGGTGCCGCCGACGGCGAACCTGCGCACCCGGGACCCCGAGTGCGACCTGGACTACATCCCGCTCATCGCCCGCGACCACACCACGGACGCGGTGCTCACCGTGGGCAGCGGTTTCGGCGGCTTCCAGAGCGCCATGGTGCTGGCGCGGCCCGACCGGGCGGGGGCATGA
- a CDS encoding nuclear transport factor 2 family protein: MTAESDLPSRADVGALLDRYLLDLDAGSLDEAWARSLFTEDAVVEFPVGRHEGVPGLAAFHRTALAKFARTQHLNSPAAVDLYGDRARLRANLVSTQVLPGGSLFTTGTRAEGLASRTAHGWRLRRLSFHLIWSTGSPHPA; the protein is encoded by the coding sequence ATGACAGCCGAGTCCGACCTGCCGTCCCGTGCCGACGTGGGCGCGCTGCTCGACCGCTACCTGCTCGACCTGGACGCGGGTTCGCTGGACGAGGCGTGGGCGCGGTCGCTGTTCACCGAGGACGCGGTGGTCGAGTTCCCGGTGGGACGCCACGAGGGCGTCCCGGGCCTGGCCGCCTTCCACCGGACCGCGTTGGCCAAGTTCGCCCGGACCCAGCACCTGAACTCGCCCGCCGCGGTCGACCTGTACGGTGACCGGGCGAGGCTGCGGGCCAACCTGGTCTCGACCCAGGTCCTCCCGGGTGGCTCCCTGTTCACCACCGGCACCCGCGCCGAGGGTCTCGCGTCGCGCACCGCGCACGGGTGGCGGCTGCGCAGGCTGTCGTTCCACCTGATCTGGTCGACCGGGTCGCCGCACCCCGCCTGA
- a CDS encoding acetyl/propionyl/methylcrotonyl-CoA carboxylase subunit alpha, with the protein MRKVLIANRGEIAVRIARACTDAGLLGVAVYAEPDRDAPHVRVADEAYALDGDVPGTTYLDAAKLLDVAVRAGADAVHPGYGFLSESAEFAEAVLAAGLTWIGPPPHAIRALGDKVTARHIARRVGAPLVAGTAHPISGPDEAVAFAREHGLPIAIKAAFGGGGRGLKVVRSLAEVADLYQSAVREAIAAFGRGECFVERYLDRTRHVETQCLADSHGAVVVVSTRDCSLQRRHQKLVEEAPAPWLSAEQDERIRAASKAILAEAGYVGAGTCEFLVAEDGSISFLEVNTRLQVEHPVTEEVTGIDLVGEQFRIAAGEPLGYSDPVVRGHSIEFRINCEDPGRGFLPVPGAVTGFRPPSGPGVRLDAGVEAGTVIGPAWDSLMAKLVVTGADRAQALRRAARALAEFEVDGVPTTLPFHRAVVTDPAFAGERFAVHTRWIETEFDNTIAPAPDTRDGTADGSAEGAGRERIVVEVDGKRVEVCLPAGPAASARPTGTRPRGPQPRRGRDKRAESGDAVIAPMQGTIVKVAVQDGQEVAQGELLVVIEAMKMEQALKAHKSGAVLGLTAQVGQNVRGGTALCEIKG; encoded by the coding sequence TTGCGCAAGGTGCTGATCGCCAATCGCGGCGAGATCGCCGTCCGGATCGCCCGCGCCTGCACCGACGCGGGCCTGCTCGGTGTCGCCGTCTACGCGGAACCCGACCGCGACGCGCCGCACGTCCGGGTCGCCGACGAGGCCTACGCGCTGGACGGCGACGTGCCGGGCACGACCTACCTCGACGCGGCCAAGCTGCTCGACGTCGCCGTCCGCGCCGGCGCGGACGCCGTGCACCCCGGCTACGGCTTCCTGTCCGAGAGCGCCGAGTTCGCCGAGGCGGTACTCGCCGCCGGCCTGACCTGGATCGGCCCGCCACCGCACGCGATCCGCGCGCTGGGCGACAAGGTGACCGCGCGGCACATCGCCCGCCGGGTCGGCGCTCCCCTGGTCGCCGGGACGGCGCACCCGATCAGCGGCCCGGACGAGGCGGTCGCGTTCGCGCGGGAGCACGGGCTGCCGATCGCGATCAAGGCCGCGTTCGGCGGCGGTGGGCGCGGCCTCAAGGTGGTCCGCTCCCTCGCCGAGGTCGCCGACCTGTACCAGTCGGCCGTGCGCGAGGCGATCGCGGCGTTCGGGCGCGGCGAGTGCTTCGTGGAGCGCTACCTCGACCGGACCCGGCACGTGGAGACGCAGTGCCTGGCCGACAGCCACGGCGCCGTGGTCGTGGTGTCCACACGCGACTGCTCGTTGCAGCGCCGGCACCAGAAGCTGGTCGAGGAGGCGCCCGCGCCGTGGCTGTCCGCGGAGCAGGACGAGCGCATCCGCGCCGCGTCCAAGGCGATCCTCGCCGAAGCCGGCTACGTCGGGGCCGGCACCTGCGAGTTCCTGGTGGCCGAGGACGGGTCCATCTCCTTCCTGGAGGTCAACACCCGGTTGCAGGTCGAGCACCCGGTCACCGAGGAGGTCACCGGCATCGACCTGGTGGGCGAGCAGTTCCGGATCGCGGCGGGTGAACCGCTCGGCTACTCCGACCCGGTCGTCCGGGGCCACTCGATCGAGTTCCGGATCAACTGCGAGGACCCGGGCCGCGGCTTCCTGCCCGTGCCCGGCGCGGTGACCGGCTTCCGGCCGCCCTCCGGTCCCGGCGTCCGGCTGGACGCCGGTGTCGAAGCCGGCACGGTGATCGGCCCGGCGTGGGACTCGCTGATGGCCAAGCTCGTCGTCACCGGGGCCGACCGCGCCCAGGCGCTGCGCCGGGCGGCCCGCGCCCTGGCCGAGTTCGAAGTGGACGGCGTGCCGACGACGTTGCCGTTCCACCGCGCCGTCGTGACCGACCCGGCGTTCGCCGGCGAGCGATTCGCGGTGCACACCCGGTGGATCGAGACCGAGTTCGACAACACCATCGCGCCCGCCCCGGACACCCGGGACGGGACGGCGGACGGGAGCGCCGAGGGCGCGGGCCGGGAGCGGATCGTCGTCGAGGTCGACGGCAAGCGGGTGGAGGTGTGCCTGCCGGCCGGGCCGGCGGCGTCCGCGCGCCCGACCGGCACCCGCCCGCGCGGCCCGCAACCCAGGCGGGGCAGGGACAAGCGCGCGGAGTCCGGCGACGCGGTCATCGCGCCGATGCAGGGAACGATCGTCAAGGTCGCGGTGCAGGACGGCCAGGAGGTGGCGCAAGGGGAGCTGCTCGTCGTCATCGAGGCGATGAAGATGGAGCAGGCGCTCAAGGCCCACAAGTCCGGCGCGGTCCTCGGCCTCACCGCGCAGGTGGGCCAGAACGTGCGCGGCGGCACCGCGCTCTGCGAGATCAAGGGCTGA
- a CDS encoding MFS transporter, protein MTEHANAPAPARAGRREWLGLAMLALPALLVSMDLTVLHLAVPALSVDLRPSSSQLLWVVDVYGFMIAGFLVTMGTLGDRIGRRRLLLIGAAAFGVASALAAFSTSAEMLIAARALLGVAGATLAPSTVALIRNMFHDPRQRTFAISLWFMSFMAGSAVGPLIGGALLEFFWWGSVFLIGVPVMALLLVVGPLVLPEHRSDLPGRLDLVGAVVALAAVLSMMWGLKQVAEHGVALPPLLAVAAGLVLAGWFVRRQRQSPDPLIDLRLFRMRTVAVSLGVLTVGAIGIGGIGYLTAQYLQLVVGLSPLQAGLWMLPPLGAGILTTVPASAVVHRVRPGVVFAVGLVTAAVGLALVGQVTGPHQLALVVIGLVLVFGGLMPLLAMGVDIVVAAAPPERTGAASALSETTQELGIALGIAFLGSLATAVYRGGLPVTSAELSTLGSAKAARLPPDVVAAAESAFTDGLRVASLVSAAALAVSAALAVVLLRRTGPSAPAEEH, encoded by the coding sequence ATGACCGAGCACGCGAACGCGCCCGCGCCGGCCAGGGCCGGTCGGCGGGAGTGGCTGGGGTTGGCGATGCTCGCCCTGCCCGCGCTGCTGGTGTCGATGGACCTGACCGTGCTGCACCTCGCGGTGCCCGCGCTCAGCGTCGACCTGCGGCCCAGCAGCTCCCAGCTGCTCTGGGTCGTCGACGTCTACGGCTTCATGATCGCGGGCTTCCTGGTCACCATGGGCACCCTCGGCGACCGGATCGGCCGCCGCAGGCTGCTGCTGATCGGCGCGGCGGCGTTCGGCGTCGCGTCCGCGCTCGCCGCGTTCTCCACCAGCGCCGAGATGCTGATCGCGGCCAGGGCGCTGCTGGGCGTTGCGGGCGCGACGCTCGCACCGTCGACGGTCGCGCTGATCCGCAACATGTTCCACGACCCGCGCCAGCGGACCTTCGCCATCTCGCTGTGGTTCATGAGCTTCATGGCGGGCTCGGCGGTGGGACCGCTGATCGGCGGCGCGCTGCTGGAGTTCTTCTGGTGGGGCTCGGTGTTCCTGATCGGGGTGCCGGTCATGGCGCTGCTGCTGGTGGTCGGCCCGCTGGTGCTGCCCGAGCACCGCTCCGACCTGCCGGGCAGACTGGACCTGGTCGGCGCGGTGGTCGCGCTGGCGGCCGTGCTGAGCATGATGTGGGGCTTGAAGCAGGTCGCCGAGCACGGGGTGGCGCTGCCGCCGCTGCTCGCGGTCGCGGCCGGGCTGGTGCTGGCCGGCTGGTTCGTCCGGCGGCAGCGGCAGAGCCCGGACCCGCTGATCGACCTGCGGCTGTTCCGGATGCGCACGGTGGCCGTGTCGCTGGGCGTGCTCACGGTCGGCGCGATCGGCATCGGCGGGATCGGCTACCTGACGGCGCAGTACCTCCAGCTGGTGGTGGGTCTGTCACCGTTGCAGGCGGGGCTGTGGATGCTGCCACCGCTGGGGGCGGGCATCCTCACCACCGTGCCGGCGTCCGCCGTGGTGCACCGGGTGCGGCCCGGCGTCGTGTTCGCCGTCGGGCTGGTGACGGCCGCGGTCGGGTTGGCGCTGGTCGGCCAGGTGACGGGCCCGCACCAGTTGGCGCTGGTGGTGATCGGGCTGGTGCTGGTCTTCGGCGGGCTGATGCCGCTGCTGGCGATGGGCGTCGACATCGTGGTGGCGGCGGCACCTCCCGAGCGCACCGGCGCTGCATCGGCGTTGTCGGAAACGACGCAGGAGCTGGGGATCGCGCTGGGAATCGCGTTCCTGGGCAGCCTGGCCACCGCCGTGTACCGGGGCGGGCTGCCGGTGACCTCGGCCGAGCTGTCCACTTTGGGCAGTGCGAAGGCCGCGCGGCTCCCGCCGGACGTGGTCGCGGCGGCCGAGTCGGCGTTCACCGACGGCCTGCGGGTGGCTTCGCTGGTGTCCGCTGCGGCGCTCGCCGTGTCCGCGGCCCTGGCGGTGGTGCTGCTGCGGCGAACCGGACCGTCCGCCCCCGCCGAGGAGCACTGA
- a CDS encoding TcmI family type II polyketide cyclase encodes MFSTLIVARMDPGSSPDVAELFAHFDTTEMPHLMGTRRRQLFSYRGLYFHLQDFETEHGHESIEAVRTEPRFVRISDELKPFIEAYDPRTWRSPADAMASRFYHWEAAE; translated from the coding sequence ATGTTCAGCACGTTGATCGTCGCGCGGATGGACCCGGGTTCGAGCCCGGACGTCGCGGAGTTGTTCGCCCACTTCGACACCACGGAGATGCCGCACCTCATGGGCACCCGCCGCCGGCAGCTGTTCTCCTACCGGGGCCTGTACTTCCACCTCCAGGACTTCGAGACCGAGCACGGGCACGAGTCGATCGAGGCGGTCAGGACCGAGCCCCGGTTCGTCCGGATCAGCGACGAGCTCAAGCCGTTCATCGAGGCGTACGACCCCCGGACGTGGCGCTCGCCCGCGGACGCGATGGCGAGCCGCTTCTACCACTGGGAGGCGGCCGAATGA
- a CDS encoding aldo/keto reductase, giving the protein MRPTPLGTAALGTTGLTAPAQGLGCMRLSARTPDAAAVINRALDLGVTFLDTADLYGAGANEELVGAALRHRRDEAVVCTKFGVVRTADGMTTRGDAGYVRAACDASLRRLGVEVIDLYYLHDRDPRVPVEETAGAMAELVAAGKVRHLGLSNATADDLRRASSVHPIAALQSEWSLVARQVEEVVPVCAELGIGVVPYCPQGAGQLNFLDPTARRAHAPGAAPAARELLDAVADVARDHGARPGQVALAWVRQQAVKWGVAVVPIPGTTKVAHLAENVAALEVELTAAELSRLDSASA; this is encoded by the coding sequence ATGCGTCCGACTCCGCTGGGCACCGCCGCGCTGGGCACCACCGGGTTGACCGCGCCCGCGCAGGGACTGGGTTGCATGCGCCTGAGCGCGCGCACCCCGGACGCGGCCGCCGTGATCAACCGGGCGCTGGACCTCGGCGTCACGTTCCTGGACACGGCGGACCTGTACGGGGCGGGCGCGAACGAGGAGCTGGTGGGCGCGGCCTTGCGCCACCGCCGGGACGAGGCGGTCGTGTGCACCAAGTTCGGCGTCGTCCGCACCGCCGACGGCATGACCACGCGCGGCGACGCCGGCTACGTCCGCGCCGCCTGCGACGCCAGCCTGCGCCGGCTGGGCGTGGAGGTGATCGACCTGTACTACCTGCACGACCGCGATCCGCGGGTGCCCGTGGAGGAGACCGCGGGCGCGATGGCGGAACTGGTCGCGGCGGGCAAGGTCCGCCACCTCGGCCTGTCCAACGCCACCGCCGACGACCTGCGACGGGCCTCGTCGGTGCACCCGATCGCGGCGTTGCAGTCGGAGTGGTCGCTGGTCGCCAGGCAGGTGGAGGAGGTCGTCCCGGTCTGCGCCGAACTGGGGATCGGCGTGGTGCCGTACTGCCCGCAGGGCGCCGGCCAGCTGAACTTCCTCGACCCGACCGCGCGCCGCGCGCACGCGCCGGGGGCCGCGCCGGCCGCGCGGGAACTGCTGGACGCGGTGGCCGACGTCGCCCGCGACCACGGCGCCCGGCCGGGCCAGGTGGCCCTGGCGTGGGTGCGGCAGCAGGCCGTGAAGTGGGGCGTGGCGGTCGTGCCGATCCCGGGGACCACGAAGGTGGCGCACCTGGCGGAGAACGTGGCGGCGCTGGAGGTCGAGCTGACTGCGGCGGAACTGTCCCGATTGGACAGCGCCTCGGCCTGA
- a CDS encoding ketosynthase chain-length factor, with protein sequence MSAPVVVTGIGVAAPNGLGTAEYWSATRAGRSGLGRVTRFDPSGYRSKVAGEVPWFVAEDHLPSRLLPQTDRMTRLALAAADWALADAGVRPAELPAFDMGVITASSSGGFEFGQGELQALWGKGNQHVSAYQSFAWFYAVNSGQISIRNGMKGPSGVVVSDQAGGLDAIAQARRQIRKGTPLIVSGAVDATLCPWGWVALMASGDLSTVEDPARAYLPFDRRAAGHVPGEGGAILVLEDAEAAAARGARVYGAITGYAATFDPRPGSGGEPALRKAIELALADAGTDPGDVDAVFADAAGAPELDRVEAEAICAVFGRDGVPVTAPKTMTGRLYSGAAPLDVAAALLSAVDSVLPPTVGVHPVAGYGIDLVTELRPTAVRTAAVIARGRGGFNSVVVVRAAD encoded by the coding sequence ATGAGCGCCCCGGTGGTGGTGACCGGCATCGGCGTCGCCGCGCCCAACGGACTGGGCACGGCGGAGTACTGGTCGGCCACCCGCGCCGGGCGCAGCGGCCTGGGCCGGGTCACCCGCTTCGACCCGTCCGGCTACCGGTCGAAGGTCGCGGGCGAGGTGCCCTGGTTCGTCGCCGAGGACCACCTGCCGAGCAGGCTGCTGCCGCAGACCGACCGGATGACCAGGCTGGCGCTGGCGGCGGCGGACTGGGCGCTGGCCGACGCCGGAGTCCGGCCGGCCGAACTGCCCGCGTTCGACATGGGCGTGATCACCGCCAGCTCGTCCGGCGGGTTCGAGTTCGGGCAGGGCGAGCTGCAAGCGTTGTGGGGCAAGGGGAACCAGCACGTCAGCGCCTACCAGTCGTTCGCGTGGTTCTACGCGGTCAACAGCGGTCAGATCTCCATCCGCAACGGCATGAAAGGCCCCAGCGGCGTGGTGGTGAGCGACCAGGCGGGCGGGCTCGACGCGATCGCCCAGGCGCGCCGGCAGATCCGCAAGGGCACTCCCCTGATCGTCTCCGGCGCGGTCGACGCCACCCTGTGCCCGTGGGGCTGGGTGGCGCTGATGGCGTCCGGCGACCTGAGCACCGTCGAGGACCCGGCTCGCGCCTACCTGCCGTTCGACCGCAGGGCCGCCGGGCACGTCCCCGGCGAAGGCGGGGCCATCCTCGTCCTGGAGGACGCCGAGGCGGCGGCGGCACGCGGCGCACGGGTGTACGGCGCGATCACCGGCTACGCGGCGACCTTCGACCCGCGTCCGGGCAGCGGCGGGGAACCCGCGCTGCGCAAGGCGATCGAGCTGGCGCTGGCCGACGCGGGGACCGACCCCGGCGACGTGGACGCGGTGTTCGCCGACGCCGCGGGCGCGCCCGAACTCGACCGGGTCGAGGCCGAGGCGATCTGCGCGGTGTTCGGCCGCGACGGCGTCCCGGTGACCGCGCCGAAGACGATGACCGGCCGGCTCTACTCCGGCGCGGCCCCGCTCGACGTGGCCGCCGCGCTGCTGAGCGCGGTCGACTCGGTGCTGCCGCCGACCGTCGGCGTGCACCCCGTCGCCGGGTACGGGATCGACCTGGTCACCGAGCTCCGACCGACGGCCGTGCGCACCGCCGCGGTGATCGCCCGCGGCCGCGGCGGCTTCAACTCGGTGGTGGTCGTGCGCGCCGCCGACTGA